CATCTGAGTTCTCCTCATAGATCAATTGGAATTCTAGCGAGCTCAACTCGCCGGCCTCTGACACCGAGTAGAGCGTCACCGCCCCGTCCAATGAAGACTGAGCAAGGCGTCCCGAAAACGGTACCGTAATCGGGGTGGTTGGATTCCAGCCCGTCGCTTGCCCTAACCAGCTATTGAACTCGCCTTGAGCCGCGTCACCGGGTCTGTTTGGCAGTGTTCCGTCGGAGTCGAGCGCCGCATTGTTCGGTAGCGGGATCGTTGCCGTATCCACATCAAATACCGCACTTACCCTCGAATCTGACGGCCTCGCATCTTCAGGAATCTCCGGCGCACACGCAGAGAAAAATCCCAAAGAGATTATGGCCCACTTCAATCGTGACATCCTGCCTCCAACTCTCAGTTTCCAATATCTCGGTTCATAGCAATTGTTCGGCATCATAGTCCAAAAGCTTCTGCTTTCAAGCATGCACCGTCTTGTCGCACTCTTCATTCAATGTTAATAGTCCGGCTCCCCAAAATGGCCCGAGTTTTATGGGCTCCCCTTGCGGAGAAGGAACGATATCATGGCGATGATCGGAGAGGGTATCCTCATCAAAGGCCGCATAAGCGGTAGCGTCGACCTTACGGTCGCAGGGAATGTCGAAGGACAAATCTCCCTCGACAGCGAACTCACTATCACCGAATCAGGACAAGTAGTCGCTGATGTTGACGCACATCGTGTTCATATCCATGGACACTATAGTGGCAACCTCGTGGCTCAAGACCTCATTCATCTCAACGCTAATGCAAAAGTAACGGGTAACCTCAGAGCACCTCGTATCGTGCTCGACGAAGGCGCCCGTTTCAAAGGCAACATCGACATGGATGTGCCAGCTTAATTCTAGGAGGACACAATGGCTGAAACTGTGATTTCAAACGGTATCACGATCGACGGCGAGATTTCAGGAAATGAGCCCGTCACCGTCGAAGGTGTCGTGAAGGGTAAAATCTCCCTTGAATCCTCGCTCCATGTCGCAAACGGTGGTGTTGTCGAGGCCGACGTCGTCTCGCAAAACATCGAAGTCAGCGGCCAGGTGACTGGAAACCTTACCGCCAGCGAAAGAGTGCACATCGCAAGCGAAGGCCGAATGGTAGGCGATGTAAAGTCGCCTCGAATTCTCATCGCCGATGGCGCCGCATTCAAGGGTCATATCGACATGGACGTGGACTAAACTATGCCCACAACAATTGGACAACACATCGTCGTACTCGGGCGCATCAGCGGCGAAGACGACCTGGTAGTCGCTGGCAGAGTCGAAGGCCAAATCGAGATTTCCGGGATGCTCGTCGTGGAAGACCAAGCCCTCGTCAAAGGCGAAGTCAACGCGGTTAGCGTACGAATCGACGGCCGTTTCGAAGGCAGGCTGCGTGCCGAAACTCTACATCTGACTTCGACGGCACTGGTCGACGCCGAGCTGCTCGAGGTTGGAGTTCTGCAAATCGATGATGGTGCAAAAGTCAAAGCAGAGATCTCGATGGATGACGTGCCTAGCGCGAAAACAACCATCAGTGCTGCACGTCCCGCACCGGCTAGAACCACACCCGTGGCCAAGACGAGTGCACCCGCGCCGCGTACGCCACCCAAACCGACTTCATCCACGAGTGCAGCAGCCGCTGCCTCCCCTTCTGCCACCACAACCGTGGTTGTAGAAGAAGTTGAAGAACCCGAGGAAAGCGGCGAACTGGACTTGGACAAGTACGATGACTTGACCGTCAAAGAGTTGAGAGATCGACTCAGGGACCTGGACCTCCCCGTCTCAGGAACCAAACAGGAACTCGCCGAGAGATTGGCGGAGGCCGAATCATGAGCTCCTTGGCCGATCTCAAGGAGCTTATCCTTCGCGAGTCGGTTCAATTCGGAGAATTCACGCTCGCGTCAGGTCAGACGAGCCGCATTTACATCGACATCCGCAAATCGAGCCTTCATTCCGAAGGTGCGTACCTCATTGGCCAATGCTTTTGGGAACGCATCCAATCCCTTTGCCCTGAAGCAAAGGGTGTAGGCGGACTCACGCTTGGGGCAGACCCGCTAGTGAGCGCTACTGCGATTTCAGCACATCTTGACGGCAAACGTTTTGCGTCCATCATCGTGCGAAAAGAGGCGAAAGCCCACGGAACTCAACGCCAGATTGAAGCCCCCGGTTTCATCAACCCTCCGGACCAAGTCGTCGCGGTTGACGACGTCGTTACAAGCGGTGGGTCCACGCTTCAGGCTATTCGAGCTTTGCGAGAGGCTGGATTTCAGGTGAAATATGCTTTGGCGGTTGTTGACCGCAATGCAGGTGCCAAAGAGCTCCTGGCCGATCATCACGTGGAACTACATTCGCTCTTCTCTCTCGACGATCTCTGCAAATGAACACAGACGGATTTGTTGATTCCCCTATCGACTCGACTCCAATCTACTGGGCCTTAGGTGGCAGCGGGCCGCTGCTCGTCCTCTGCGACGGATTTGCATGTGATGGGTTTATCTGGCCCTACCTCATCGACGATCTCTTGGCTCATTTCACAATTTTGCGATGGCACTACCGAGGACACGGAAATAGCAAGCCGC
This Microvenator marinus DNA region includes the following protein-coding sequences:
- a CDS encoding bactofilin family protein codes for the protein MAMIGEGILIKGRISGSVDLTVAGNVEGQISLDSELTITESGQVVADVDAHRVHIHGHYSGNLVAQDLIHLNANAKVTGNLRAPRIVLDEGARFKGNIDMDVPA
- a CDS encoding bactofilin family protein, which gives rise to MAETVISNGITIDGEISGNEPVTVEGVVKGKISLESSLHVANGGVVEADVVSQNIEVSGQVTGNLTASERVHIASEGRMVGDVKSPRILIADGAAFKGHIDMDVD
- a CDS encoding bactofilin family protein, whose amino-acid sequence is MPTTIGQHIVVLGRISGEDDLVVAGRVEGQIEISGMLVVEDQALVKGEVNAVSVRIDGRFEGRLRAETLHLTSTALVDAELLEVGVLQIDDGAKVKAEISMDDVPSAKTTISAARPAPARTTPVAKTSAPAPRTPPKPTSSTSAAAAASPSATTTVVVEEVEEPEESGELDLDKYDDLTVKELRDRLRDLDLPVSGTKQELAERLAEAES
- the pyrE gene encoding orotate phosphoribosyltransferase, with protein sequence MSSLADLKELILRESVQFGEFTLASGQTSRIYIDIRKSSLHSEGAYLIGQCFWERIQSLCPEAKGVGGLTLGADPLVSATAISAHLDGKRFASIIVRKEAKAHGTQRQIEAPGFINPPDQVVAVDDVVTSGGSTLQAIRALREAGFQVKYALAVVDRNAGAKELLADHHVELHSLFSLDDLCK